In Stenotrophomonas sp. 169, one DNA window encodes the following:
- the trpB gene encoding tryptophan synthase subunit beta: MSLPPITDFHAYPDARGHFGRYGGSFVAETLVGPLQELAAAYDLARKDPAFIAEYDHDLAHYVGRPSPIYHARRLSDHVGGAQILLKREDLNHTGAHKINNTVGQALLASRMGKKRIIAETGAGQHGVASATVAARLGLECVVYMGATDIERQKINVYRMKLLGATVIPVTSGSATLKDALNEAMRDWVTNVQDTFYIIGTVAGPDPYPRMVRDFNAIVGREAREQMLLEYGRLPDAITACVGGGSNAIGLFHAFLNDPQVQIFGAEAAGDGIESGRHAASIAAGRPGVLHGNRTYVLCDDDGQIIETHSVSAGLDYPGVGPEHAFLADSGRATYLGITDDEALEAFHLLARTEGILAALESSHALAQAMKLARERPRDQLVLCNLSGRGDKDVHTIAARDGLIL; encoded by the coding sequence ATGTCGCTCCCCCCGATCACTGATTTCCACGCCTATCCCGATGCTCGCGGTCATTTCGGCCGTTACGGCGGCAGCTTCGTCGCTGAAACCCTGGTTGGCCCGCTGCAGGAGCTCGCGGCAGCCTACGATCTGGCACGCAAGGACCCGGCATTCATCGCCGAATACGACCATGACCTGGCGCACTACGTGGGGCGACCCAGCCCGATCTATCACGCACGCCGTCTCAGCGACCACGTTGGCGGTGCGCAGATCCTGCTCAAGCGCGAAGACCTGAACCATACCGGCGCGCACAAGATCAACAATACGGTCGGCCAGGCGCTGCTCGCCTCGCGCATGGGCAAGAAGCGGATCATCGCCGAGACCGGTGCCGGCCAGCACGGTGTCGCCAGTGCGACGGTAGCCGCGCGGCTCGGACTGGAATGCGTGGTGTACATGGGCGCCACCGATATCGAGCGGCAGAAGATCAACGTCTATCGGATGAAGCTGCTCGGCGCGACGGTGATTCCGGTGACTTCCGGATCGGCGACGCTGAAGGACGCGCTCAACGAAGCGATGCGCGACTGGGTGACCAACGTGCAGGACACGTTCTACATCATCGGCACGGTGGCTGGCCCGGACCCGTACCCGCGCATGGTGCGCGATTTCAACGCCATCGTCGGCCGCGAAGCGCGTGAGCAGATGCTGCTGGAGTACGGCCGGCTGCCCGATGCGATCACCGCCTGCGTCGGCGGTGGCAGCAACGCCATCGGCCTGTTCCACGCCTTCCTCAACGATCCGCAGGTGCAGATCTTCGGCGCCGAAGCGGCCGGTGACGGCATTGAAAGCGGTCGCCATGCGGCCTCGATCGCCGCCGGTCGCCCGGGCGTTCTGCACGGCAACCGCACCTATGTGCTGTGCGACGACGATGGCCAGATCATCGAAACCCACTCGGTATCGGCAGGCCTGGATTACCCCGGGGTCGGGCCGGAGCACGCGTTCCTTGCAGACAGTGGCCGTGCCACCTACCTGGGCATCACCGATGACGAGGCGCTGGAGGCGTTCCATCTGCTGGCGCGTACCGAAGGCATCCTGGCCGCGCTGGAGTCCAGCCATGCGCTTGCGCAGGCGATGAAACTGGCCCGTGAGCGCCCGCGTGACCAGTTGGTGCTGTGCAACCTGTCCGGTCGCGGCGACAAGGACGTACACACCATCGCGGCACGTGACGGCCTGATCCTGTGA
- the trpA gene encoding tryptophan synthase subunit alpha — protein sequence MPVSRLDACFESLRAQQRKALIPFITAGDPSLEATVPVMHALVAAGADVIELGVPFSDPMADGPTIQRSSERALARGAGLRYVLQTVAAFREQDARTPVVLMGYLNPVEIHGYARFATEAVAAGVDGVLLVDLPPEEAEEANVAFDAAGLALVLLASPTTSTARAETLLGLARGYLYYVSFAGVTGASERLDHDAAGTRLAALRARASVPVVAGFGIKDAASAAAMARQADGVVVGSALVAVLAEADSIDAAVQAATRFLAPLRQALDG from the coding sequence ATGCCTGTTTCTCGACTTGACGCCTGTTTCGAGTCCCTGCGCGCGCAGCAGCGCAAGGCGCTGATCCCGTTCATCACTGCCGGCGATCCGTCGCTGGAAGCGACCGTGCCGGTGATGCACGCGCTGGTGGCAGCGGGGGCCGACGTGATCGAGCTCGGCGTGCCGTTCTCCGATCCGATGGCGGACGGTCCCACCATCCAGCGCAGCTCGGAGCGGGCCCTGGCGCGTGGCGCCGGCCTGCGTTACGTGCTGCAGACGGTGGCGGCATTCCGTGAGCAGGATGCACGCACGCCGGTGGTACTGATGGGGTACCTCAATCCGGTGGAGATCCATGGTTACGCGCGATTCGCCACCGAAGCGGTCGCGGCGGGCGTGGATGGCGTCCTGCTGGTCGATCTGCCGCCGGAAGAGGCCGAAGAGGCGAACGTGGCATTTGATGCGGCGGGCCTGGCCCTGGTGCTGCTGGCGTCGCCGACCACCAGCACGGCCCGCGCCGAGACCCTGCTGGGCCTGGCACGTGGCTATCTGTACTACGTCAGCTTCGCCGGGGTGACCGGTGCCTCCGAGCGGCTTGACCACGATGCGGCTGGCACCCGTCTGGCGGCCCTGCGTGCGCGTGCAAGCGTGCCGGTGGTGGCCGGGTTCGGCATCAAAGACGCGGCCAGCGCAGCGGCAATGGCGCGACAGGCCGACGGCGTGGTCGTAGGCAGTGCCCTCGTGGCCGTACTCGCCGAAGCCGATTCGATCGACGCCGCAGTGCAGGCCGCGACCCGGTTCCTGGCCCCGCTGCGCCAGGCCCTCGACGGCTGA
- the accD gene encoding acetyl-CoA carboxylase, carboxyltransferase subunit beta yields the protein MSWLSKLMPSGIRTDNVPSKKRSVPEGLWEKCSSCGSALYGPELEENLEVCPKCGHHMAIRARARLAALFDADSTTEIAARLGPTDLLKFKDQKKYAERIKVAQKNTGEYDALIAMRGLLKGRPLVASSFDFAFMGGSMGSVVGERFALAAETALEIGAPYVSFSASGGARMQEGLFSLMQMAKTSAALGKLREAGLPYISVLTHPTTGGVSASFAMLGDINIAEPHALIGFAGPRVIEQTVREKLPEGFQRSEFLLEHGAIDQICDRRELRDRLSDLLAMLRSEPAPAVAES from the coding sequence ATGAGTTGGCTCAGCAAGTTGATGCCGTCGGGCATCCGCACCGACAACGTCCCCAGCAAGAAGCGCAGCGTCCCCGAGGGCCTGTGGGAAAAGTGCAGCAGCTGCGGCAGCGCGCTGTATGGTCCCGAGCTGGAAGAGAACCTGGAAGTCTGCCCCAAGTGCGGCCATCACATGGCGATCCGCGCGCGCGCGCGCCTGGCGGCACTGTTCGATGCGGACAGCACCACCGAAATCGCCGCACGCCTTGGGCCGACCGATCTGCTGAAGTTCAAGGACCAGAAAAAGTACGCCGAGCGCATCAAGGTCGCGCAGAAGAACACCGGCGAGTACGACGCCCTGATCGCCATGCGCGGTCTGCTGAAGGGACGCCCGTTGGTCGCGTCCTCGTTCGATTTCGCCTTCATGGGCGGCTCGATGGGCTCGGTGGTCGGTGAGCGCTTCGCGCTTGCCGCCGAAACCGCGCTGGAGATCGGCGCACCGTATGTCAGCTTCTCCGCCAGCGGCGGCGCACGCATGCAGGAAGGCCTGTTCTCGCTGATGCAGATGGCGAAGACATCGGCCGCGCTGGGCAAGTTGCGCGAAGCCGGGCTTCCCTACATTTCAGTGCTCACCCATCCCACCACCGGTGGTGTCTCGGCATCGTTCGCGATGCTGGGTGACATCAACATCGCCGAGCCGCACGCACTGATCGGCTTTGCCGGTCCACGCGTGATCGAGCAGACCGTGCGCGAGAAACTGCCGGAAGGCTTCCAGCGCTCGGAGTTCCTGCTGGAGCATGGCGCCATCGACCAGATCTGCGATCGCCGCGAACTGCGCGACCGGCTGTCCGACCTGCTGGCGATGCTGCGCAGTGAGCCGGCACCCGCAGTCGCCGAATCCTGA
- the glmM gene encoding phosphoglucosamine mutase: MGARKYFGTDGIRGRVGQGVISADFVLRLGNAFGRVLVAQQRNEGRRPIVVIGKDTRISGYMFEAALEAGLVAAGVDVQLLGPMPTPAVAFLTLTLGADAGIVISASHNPHYDNGIKFFSAQGEKLDDATELALEAGIDEPFSTAESEKLGKAMRAREAIGRYIEFCKSSVPRSFDLRGMRLVLDCAHGATYHIAPLLFRELGAEVIAIGAAPDGLNINAGVGSTHIDSLAAKVSEMRADLGIAFDGDGDRVLMADDQGNPVDGDDLLYILARSWQAEGRLRGPVVGTLMTNFGLEQALEKLAIPFIRSNVGDRYVHQALTERGGVLGGEASGHLLCLDRATTGDAIVSALQVLVALRQSGQTLRESLQPLVKVPQKTVNVRLGNVSAKATVQAASVQDALARAQEAVAGRGRAFLRPSGTEPVVRVTVEADEAGLMQDTLDQLSAAVQAAAAAA; this comes from the coding sequence ATGGGCGCGCGCAAGTATTTCGGTACCGACGGCATCCGCGGTCGTGTCGGCCAAGGGGTGATTTCGGCGGATTTCGTGCTGCGGCTCGGCAACGCCTTCGGGCGCGTGCTGGTGGCCCAGCAGCGCAACGAGGGCCGCCGCCCGATCGTCGTGATCGGCAAAGACACCCGTATCTCCGGCTATATGTTTGAAGCGGCGCTGGAAGCTGGATTGGTTGCCGCCGGCGTGGACGTGCAGTTGCTGGGGCCGATGCCGACTCCGGCGGTGGCCTTCCTGACCCTGACGCTCGGTGCCGACGCCGGCATCGTCATCAGTGCTTCGCACAACCCGCACTATGACAACGGCATCAAGTTCTTCTCCGCGCAGGGCGAGAAACTCGACGACGCCACCGAGCTGGCGCTCGAGGCTGGCATCGACGAGCCGTTCAGCACGGCGGAGTCCGAAAAGCTTGGCAAGGCGATGCGCGCGCGCGAAGCGATCGGCCGCTACATCGAGTTCTGCAAGTCCAGCGTTCCGCGCAGTTTCGACCTGCGTGGCATGCGCCTGGTGCTGGACTGTGCGCATGGCGCCACGTACCACATCGCACCGCTGCTGTTCCGCGAGCTGGGTGCGGAGGTGATCGCCATCGGCGCTGCGCCGGACGGGCTGAACATCAATGCCGGGGTGGGCTCTACGCACATCGACAGTCTGGCGGCCAAGGTCAGCGAGATGCGCGCGGATCTGGGCATCGCCTTTGATGGCGATGGCGACCGTGTGCTGATGGCCGACGACCAGGGCAACCCGGTTGATGGGGATGACCTGCTCTACATCCTGGCGCGCTCGTGGCAGGCCGAAGGTCGTCTTCGTGGCCCCGTGGTCGGCACGCTGATGACCAACTTCGGTCTTGAGCAGGCGCTGGAAAAACTGGCGATTCCGTTCATCCGCAGCAATGTGGGCGACCGCTACGTACACCAGGCGCTGACCGAACGTGGCGGTGTTCTGGGGGGCGAGGCGTCCGGCCACTTGCTGTGCCTGGACCGGGCGACCACCGGTGATGCGATCGTCAGTGCGCTGCAGGTCCTGGTAGCGCTGCGCCAAAGCGGGCAGACCCTGCGTGAGTCGCTGCAGCCGCTGGTCAAGGTGCCGCAGAAGACCGTCAACGTGCGCTTGGGCAATGTGTCCGCCAAGGCCACGGTGCAGGCGGCGAGCGTGCAGGATGCGCTCGCGCGGGCACAAGAGGCAGTCGCTGGCCGCGGCCGTGCCTTCCTGCGGCCCTCGGGCACCGAGCCGGTCGTCCGGGTAACGGTGGAAGCGGACGAAGCGGGGCTGATGCAGGACACGCTGGACCAGCTGTCCGCCGCGGTGCAGGCGGCCGCCGCCGCCGCCTGA
- a CDS encoding sulfatase-like hydrolase/transferase → MDASARPLTRRARVTWASLFTLLNALIAIAIVASYAPWSANPGGTLGKAYLAIALPGHFLAFGALTMLPALLIGLWPRRTRALTVAAVVCQGLWLCLLLVDAKVFALYRFHINALVLNMVFGGALHDQVSLSWTNWLQVAGVLVAVFIAQGLLAWSCWRLLPARLPQRVLTATLLVAALVMGVGQLATAYYDARGERAVVSQWAYIPWAQPITAKRQMRALGVPVLQPASALPDPRFSELDWPLAPLRCQSHQRRNILMVVMESLRADALDPQTMPNTWALAARSQVFDHHYSTGNATRFGLFGLLYGLPGGYWQPMLAEQRGSLLLQVMKQQGYALHIHGSAPLYSPEFDRTAFADVRDLLQTAPSALSVAERDRHVVQTLQAEIKASPPGTPWFGFAFLDATHAPYHMPKDYPPLVSPMAPDIDFLALDNDHDATPERNRYRTAVHYADSLLGELLQGLRDAGMDENTIVLVTGDHAEEFNDLGLNYWGHNGNFSDYQLQVPFVLHWPGRDAAHDARMSSHEDWVPTVLRHALGCENPLEDFSTGQDLLAPAPPGTRSLLVESWSQRGIRHGHDTYVFDKFGNATALGANYLPLPVQQPDTASVRDAWDALTRFRRH, encoded by the coding sequence ATGGACGCCTCCGCACGCCCTTTGACACGCCGCGCCCGAGTGACATGGGCATCGCTGTTCACCCTCCTCAACGCGCTGATCGCCATCGCCATCGTGGCGTCCTACGCGCCGTGGTCCGCCAATCCGGGCGGAACCCTCGGCAAGGCCTACCTGGCTATCGCCCTGCCCGGCCATTTCCTCGCATTCGGCGCGCTGACGATGCTGCCGGCCCTGTTGATCGGACTGTGGCCGCGCCGCACGCGCGCACTGACGGTGGCTGCCGTTGTCTGCCAAGGCCTGTGGCTGTGCCTGCTGCTGGTCGATGCGAAGGTGTTCGCGCTCTACCGGTTCCACATCAATGCCCTGGTGCTCAACATGGTCTTCGGCGGCGCCCTGCACGATCAGGTCAGCCTGTCCTGGACGAACTGGCTGCAGGTGGCCGGCGTGCTCGTGGCGGTCTTCATCGCACAAGGCCTGCTTGCGTGGAGCTGCTGGCGGTTGCTGCCGGCCCGCCTGCCGCAGCGCGTGCTGACCGCCACGTTGCTGGTGGCAGCGCTGGTGATGGGCGTCGGCCAGCTGGCAACGGCCTACTACGATGCACGGGGCGAACGCGCGGTGGTCAGCCAGTGGGCGTACATTCCGTGGGCGCAGCCGATCACGGCCAAGCGCCAGATGCGCGCACTCGGTGTCCCCGTGCTCCAGCCCGCCAGTGCCCTGCCCGACCCACGATTCAGCGAGCTGGACTGGCCGCTGGCGCCACTGCGCTGCCAGAGCCACCAACGCCGGAACATCTTGATGGTCGTGATGGAATCGCTGCGCGCCGACGCGCTTGATCCGCAGACGATGCCCAACACCTGGGCACTGGCTGCGCGTTCGCAGGTGTTCGACCACCACTACAGCACGGGCAACGCCACGCGCTTTGGCCTGTTCGGCCTGCTCTATGGCCTGCCCGGCGGCTACTGGCAGCCGATGCTGGCCGAGCAGCGTGGCTCGCTGCTGCTGCAGGTGATGAAACAACAGGGGTATGCGCTGCACATCCATGGCAGTGCACCGTTGTACAGCCCGGAGTTCGACCGTACCGCCTTTGCCGATGTGCGAGACCTGCTGCAGACCGCGCCGTCGGCACTGTCCGTCGCCGAGCGGGACCGCCATGTGGTGCAGACGTTGCAAGCGGAGATCAAGGCAAGCCCGCCCGGCACGCCGTGGTTCGGCTTTGCCTTCCTGGACGCCACCCACGCACCCTATCACATGCCGAAAGACTATCCGCCGCTGGTCAGCCCGATGGCGCCGGACATTGATTTCCTTGCCTTGGACAACGACCACGACGCCACGCCCGAACGCAATCGGTACCGCACGGCAGTGCACTACGCAGACAGCCTGCTGGGTGAACTGCTGCAGGGCCTGCGCGATGCGGGCATGGACGAGAACACGATCGTGCTGGTCACCGGCGATCATGCCGAAGAGTTCAATGATCTCGGCCTGAACTACTGGGGCCACAACGGCAACTTCTCCGACTACCAGCTGCAGGTGCCGTTCGTGCTGCATTGGCCGGGGCGCGATGCAGCGCATGACGCACGCATGAGCTCGCATGAAGACTGGGTGCCTACGGTGCTGCGCCATGCACTGGGGTGTGAGAATCCGCTGGAGGATTTCAGCACGGGGCAGGACCTGCTGGCCCCCGCACCGCCGGGAACGCGCTCGCTGCTGGTGGAAAGCTGGTCACAGCGCGGCATCCGGCATGGCCACGATACCTATGTATTCGACAAGTTCGGGAATGCCACCGCGCTGGGAGCGAACTATCTGCCGCTACCCGTGCAGCAACCCGACACGGCCAGCGTGCGCGACGCATGGGATGCGCTGACGCGTTTCCGCCGTCACTAA
- a CDS encoding isopenicillin N synthase family oxygenase, protein MFVSQIPTLDITRFDSDRDAFVAELGAAYRQWGFAGIRNHGIPQAEIDAAYEVFKAFFALPDETKRQYHVAGGGGARGYTQFGVETAKGSQHFDLKEFWHIGREIPDDSPYREVMPPNLWPSEVPGFREAGYGLYQALDHLGSRVLSALALHIGLAEDFFADKTNQGNSILRPIHYPPITTDDVPNVRAGAHGDINFITLLVGASAAGLEVQSHDGKWVPFTSDADTIVVNIGDMLQRLTNHVYPSTIHRVVNPPGDLARQPRYSVPFFLHPNPDYLIDVLPSCITPENPSRYPEPITAHGFLEERLREIKLK, encoded by the coding sequence ATGTTCGTGAGCCAGATCCCCACCCTCGACATCACCCGTTTTGACAGCGACCGCGACGCCTTCGTGGCCGAGCTGGGCGCCGCGTACCGCCAGTGGGGCTTCGCCGGCATCCGCAATCACGGCATTCCGCAGGCCGAGATCGATGCGGCCTACGAGGTTTTCAAAGCTTTCTTTGCCCTGCCCGACGAAACCAAGCGCCAGTACCACGTGGCCGGTGGCGGTGGTGCGCGGGGCTATACCCAGTTCGGCGTCGAGACGGCGAAGGGTTCGCAGCATTTCGATCTGAAGGAGTTCTGGCATATCGGCCGGGAGATTCCGGATGATTCACCGTACCGTGAGGTGATGCCGCCGAATCTGTGGCCGAGTGAAGTGCCGGGCTTCCGTGAGGCGGGCTATGGCCTGTACCAGGCGCTGGACCACCTCGGTTCGCGCGTGCTGTCCGCGCTCGCGCTGCACATTGGTCTGGCGGAGGACTTCTTTGCCGACAAGACCAACCAGGGCAACTCGATCCTGCGCCCGATCCATTACCCGCCGATCACCACCGACGACGTGCCGAACGTGCGCGCCGGCGCGCATGGTGACATCAATTTCATCACCCTGCTGGTGGGTGCCAGTGCCGCCGGCCTGGAAGTGCAGTCGCACGATGGCAAGTGGGTGCCGTTTACGTCGGACGCGGACACCATCGTGGTCAACATCGGCGACATGCTGCAGCGGCTGACCAACCACGTGTATCCGTCGACTATCCACCGGGTGGTGAATCCGCCGGGTGATCTTGCGCGCCAGCCGCGTTACTCGGTGCCGTTCTTCCTGCACCCGAACCCGGATTATCTGATCGACGTGCTGCCCTCGTGCATCACCCCGGAGAATCCGAGCCGGTACCCGGAACCGATCACCGCCCACGGTTTCCTCGAAGAGCGCCTGCGCGAGATCAAGCTGAAGTAG